In Candidatus Hydrogenedens sp., the genomic window AGACAAAACGAACATTTGATTCAATTTCTTTATCAACGCCAATAGGTCTAAATTTTTTAGTTTCGAGGAATCGAAGCAATTTTACTTGGATGGAATTAGGCACATCCCCTATTTCGTCGAGGAATAAGGTACCATTTTCTGCTGTTTTGCAAAGTCCATCTCTTTTATCAGACGCACCCGTAAAAGAACCTTTTTTATGTCCAAAAAGGGCACTTTCAAAAAGATTTTCACTTGTCTCGTGGCAGTTAAATGGAACACATTCCCCTTTTCTTCCGCTTGCTTTATGAATCATTTCGGCGAAGAGTTCTTTGCCTGTTCCTGTCTCGCCAAGGATTAAGATGTCTACATCTCGTTTTGCATATTTCCAGGCTGTTTGGCATGCTTTAATAAAATTTTCGGATTCACCTATAAGACCATAGTCGTAAAACGATGTGGGTGTGGTTTCTTCTTCTTTCCATTCCCGGGAAATTTTAGGCGAAACAACAGGGAATTCCGGTCTGGTGAAATCAATTTGGGTTATGGTTTGCTTTTCTGAACCGGCAAACCGTGCCTCTTTACAATGTATTACTTTTGCAGGTAACATGTTGCTGGCAGCTAGTAATAACAAACAAGCATGCATCGAAGGGGTACCGGAAGTTACAGAGATAAAAATTTCATAATCTTTTTTTAATAATATATCCTGTTCTTTTTGGATAAATTTTTTAAGTGCTTTAATAATTTCAGTGTGGCTTGTTGGGTCTTGGATTTCTGTATCAATAGTTTTTACTTCTTTATTGGGGTAGAGTTGTTTGATTTCTTTAAAAGTATCTTCAGCATTTTTGGAAAGTGATGGTGTAGCGAGAAGAAAGATATTATCAAAGTCGCCTTCTTTTATTGCAGATATGATAGGACCATAAAAATTACCGTCGGCAGAAACGTTCTCTTTTTTGCTAAAAGGATCATTAGAACCCACAAAACTTATTAGTATGGATGGTTTTTTCCCCATGTATCTCTCCTTTTTTATTATTCAATTTTCAATAATTGTATTGTATGAGAATAATTTCTTGTTTTTCAAATCATTTTTACAGAAAATTAATTATTTTCTGATGTAATAGCAAAATTCGGTATCCAATGGTTGTGAAACTGCAGTTTAAGATTTAAATGAATTAAATACTCGTCTGCATAGAACACGCTTTCCCATGAATTCTCAAATATAGTGTAAACTTTAAAAATATAATTTCTTCAAATTAAGAATGATTATGAGTTTTCGAATTATTGTATTTTAATCCACGCCAGAAATAAAACATACCTACTCCACTTCCGACTAATAGGGAAAAAATGATAACGGCATAGAAAAGTCCTTGACCTATTTTTTCTACCGCTTTGTTTATTCCTTCCCCTAATTGTGAAGTAAGTGTGGATGAGTACTCTGTCTTTTTAGTCCCATCGGGAGATGTTGTTTCCGAGTGCGGTTTGGGTTCAGAGAATTCTTTTATTGCATATACAGCAACTGCTCCGGCAGTGGCTATTTTTGCCAACCCCAATATTAAATCGTTTTTCGTTTTTGCTTTATCAATTGTTTCAAGTATAGCCTGAGGCGAGTTTTTAAGTCCCGTAAGGATTTTTGATTTGTCACCAGGTGATAAATTGGTTAACTTACTTTCATTTCGAAGTAAGGTAAGTACTTGATCTCGAGACAGATTTTTCATTTGGGATACACCTTCTTTTCCTAAAAGTTTTCCTACGGGTGCACTTAAACCGGGGTGTTTTATCTCCGCCTCAATAAATTCCTTACCATATTGGCTAATTAATTTTGAAAAATCATCTGGGTGGGAACGAGCAAATTGAATTCCGGCTCGGGCTACATCGTCCGATAAACTCCCAAAGAGTTTCAGAATATCATCAGTTTGTTTTACTCCATATTTATTAACCATCCAAATTACATCACTTGTTCCATAGCGTACTGTCTTTGTACCTAATTCTTTGATAAAGGTTTTAGCCCCGGATTCGCCAAGTTCTTTCACCGCTTTTTCAGAAATTTCTTCAATTGTCTCTTTTCCTACTTTTTTTATTACCTCCTCTCCCAGTTCTTTTCCACCTTTCTTTATCACAAATTCTATTAACTCCGATGCTAATTTCTCTCCGAACTTAGTTATTGTGGCAATCTGGGCATACCCCTGAAATGAAATCAAAAAAAGCCCTGTAATCAGAAGAACGGATAAGCAAATTCTATTTCTCATAAATTTATTCCTCCTTCGTAAGTTATTGAGTGTTGTCACAATATTAATATTATCGCGAGTCATAACTTTTCCTCCTTTATATCTGAGTAAATGCTTTATGACAATTATCATACAAAGCCCCTTCTGCTTTTTGTCATACTTTGGTGAAAGCCTCTTCCATTTCTGATGTTATGTCATTCTTCAGTTTGTCGAGCGATGTACTGACCTTTAGATAGATGTCTTTTTCATATTTA contains:
- a CDS encoding sigma-54 dependent transcriptional regulator, with translation MGKKPSILISFVGSNDPFSKKENVSADGNFYGPIISAIKEGDFDNIFLLATPSLSKNAEDTFKEIKQLYPNKEVKTIDTEIQDPTSHTEIIKALKKFIQKEQDILLKKDYEIFISVTSGTPSMHACLLLLAASNMLPAKVIHCKEARFAGSEKQTITQIDFTRPEFPVVSPKISREWKEEETTPTSFYDYGLIGESENFIKACQTAWKYAKRDVDILILGETGTGKELFAEMIHKASGRKGECVPFNCHETSENLFESALFGHKKGSFTGASDKRDGLCKTAENGTLFLDEIGDVPNSIQVKLLRFLETKKFRPIGVDKEIESNVRFVFATNRDLKKLIEKKQIREDFYHRIAGFPVTIPPLRERVTDIPLLVKYFISKFDNKTPTVQVTPEAMSKLMKYNWPGNVRELRDVIKKAIIESGDKRIITPDLLDFSFSLSNSEEYLQYLPHPYEGFKLETIEKEIHDYYIQKALEIAKGNQSEAARLLGITPQSLSQYLKKKENLNES